One stretch of Passer domesticus isolate bPasDom1 chromosome 2, bPasDom1.hap1, whole genome shotgun sequence DNA includes these proteins:
- the RNF6 gene encoding E3 ubiquitin-protein ligase RNF6 isoform X1, with protein sequence MKPRTHQNGSHKERKKGQLAVIGMDRSRHRAGNGNEQAPSRERSGEGERQRQLERLSREEAYYQFINELNEEDYRLMRDRNLLGTPGEITAEELQQRLEGAKERLTSQSDLDNREGEGRTAGDSEVLGENSNGDSLLEWLNTFRRTGNATRSGQSGNQTWRAVSRTNPNSGEFRFSLEININHDHNSLETSGEEYVDIDATRLYVERRRQLVASSGPPRTRSMAAREANNEAARTRLLRRAMALRSEIVSHAVSGRLRSRTRELMGQTNNTTRNNPVAAPEPREMPERGTSAGVRRGRARTNARMNTNQRLEILRLRSTLSSRSRSPLQRQGDAAHSEERGQRQDRNAQQVHRSRRQTAQASPQPTEEQARGNTQAPQLSSVAPSVRTTSEEEEPSRPVAAARRHPTITLDLQVRRIRPGENRDRDSIASRTRSRVGMSENTVTFESDSGGFRRTISRSERAGIRTYISTIRIPLRRISETGLGEPSSVALRSILRQIMTGFGELSSLMETESNSEVQRGGHHSVDAQNNSSSANGSDPSGVLSRNGHAVDGSRERNGQRGGSQRSGRNHENQGSRQSQDANNLVENGTLPILRLAHFFLLNEDDDDDRLRGLTKEQIDNLSTRNYGDVHTENEWSKTCSVCINEYATGNKLRQLPCTHEFHIHCIDRWLSENSTCPICRQPVLGSNATDNG encoded by the exons ATGAAACCAAGGACACATcagaatggatcccacaaagaACGTAAGAAAG GACAGCTTGCCGTTATCGGTATGGATCGCTCCCGACACCGTGCGGGAAACGGCAACGAGCAGGCGCCTTCGCGGGAGCGCAGCGGCGAAGGGGAGAGACAGCGGCAGCTGGAGCGcctcagcagggaggaggcCTACTACCAGTTCATTAACGAGCTCAACGAGGAGGACTACAGGTTAATGAGGGACCGAAACCTGCTTGGCACTCCTG GAGAAATAACAGCAGAAGAGTTGCAGCAACGTTTGGAGGGGGCTAAGGAGCGTCTGACGTCACAGTCTGATCTGGATAACAGAGAAGGTGAAGGTAGAACTGCTGGAG ATTCTGAAGTTCTTGGGGAAAACTCCAACGGCGACTCTTTGCTTGAATGGCTTAACACGTTTCGTCGCACAGGAAATGCCACTCGCAGTGGGCAGAGTGGGAACCAAACCTGGAGAGCTGTGAGTCGAACAAATCCAAACAGTGGGGAGTTTCGCTTTAGTCTTGAAATCAATATAAATCATGATCATAACAGTTTGGAAACTTCTGGTGAGGAGTATGTTGATATAGACGCTACCAGACTCTACGTAGAAAGAAGACGTCAGCTAGTTGCCAGTTCAGGACCCCCACGGACAAGGAGCATGGCTGCAAGAGAGGCAAACAACGAAGCTGCAAGGACCAGGCTTTTAAGACGTGCCATGGCATTAAGGTCAGAAATAGTCTCTCACGCAGTCTCGGGGAGGCTCAGGAGTAGAACGAGGGAGCTGATGGGCCAGACAAATAATACTACACGAAATAatcctgtggctgctcctgaaCCAAGAGAAATGCCAGAAAGAGGTACTTCTGCAGGAGTCAGAAGGGGTAGAGCTAGAACTAACGCCCGGATGAATACAAACCAAAGACTAGAAATTTTGCGGCTGAGGTCTACCCTAAGTAGTCGAAGCCGCTCCCCGCTGCAAAGGCAAGGTGATGCTGCTCATTCTGAGGAACGTGGTCAGAGGCAGGATAGAAATGCACAGCAGGTGCACAGAAGTAGGAGACAAACAGCTCAGGCTTCTCCACAGCCTACTGAAGAGCAAGCAAGAGGTAACACTCAGGCTCCCCAGCTTTCCAGTGTAGCCCCATCCGTACGAACAACTTCGGAAGAGGAAGAACCTAGTAGGCCAGTAGCTGCTGCCAGAAGGCACCCGACTATTACATTGGATCTTCAGGTGAGAAGAATTCGTCCTGGAGAAAACAGAGACCGGGACAGCATTGCCAGTAGAACTCGTTCTAGAGTAGGAATGTCAGAAAACACAGTTACCTTTGAAAGTGACAGTGGGGGATTTCGGCGTACGATATCCCGCTCAGAACGCGCAGGCATTCGGACCTACATTAGCACTATACGGATACCTCTTCGTCGGATTTCAGAAACTGGGCTTGGGGAACCTTCATCAGTGGCTCTTCGATCAATCCTTAGACAGATAATGACAGGCTTTGGAGAGCTGAGTTCTTTAATGGAAACTGAATCTAATTCAGAAGTGCAAAGAGGCGGTCATCACTCAGTGGATGCACAGAATAACTCAAGTTCAGCAAATGGCAGTGATCCAAGTGGGGTTTTGTCTAGGAATGGACATGCAGTAGATGGCAGCAGGGAAAGAAATGGACAGAGGGGTGGTAGTCAACGCTCTGGGCGCAATCATGAGAACCAAGGTAGCAGGCAGTCTCAAGATGCAAACAACCTAGTGGAGAATGGAACACTGCCCATCCTTCGGCTTGCCCACTTCTTTCTGCTgaatgaggatgatgatgatgatcgTTTAAGAGGTTTAACCAAAGAGCAGATTGACAATCTTTCTACACGGAACTATGGGGATGTTCACACTGAAAATGAATGGAGTAAAACATGCAGTGTTTGCATtaatgaatatgcaacagggaATAAGCTAAGGCAGTTACCTTGTACGCATGAGTTTCATATTCATTGTATTGATCGCTGGCTTTCTGAAAACTCCACCTGCCCAATTTGTCGGCAGCCAGTTCTGGGGTCTAATGCCACAGATAATGGCTAG
- the RNF6 gene encoding E3 ubiquitin-protein ligase RNF6 isoform X2, translated as MDRSRHRAGNGNEQAPSRERSGEGERQRQLERLSREEAYYQFINELNEEDYRLMRDRNLLGTPGEITAEELQQRLEGAKERLTSQSDLDNREGEGRTAGDSEVLGENSNGDSLLEWLNTFRRTGNATRSGQSGNQTWRAVSRTNPNSGEFRFSLEININHDHNSLETSGEEYVDIDATRLYVERRRQLVASSGPPRTRSMAAREANNEAARTRLLRRAMALRSEIVSHAVSGRLRSRTRELMGQTNNTTRNNPVAAPEPREMPERGTSAGVRRGRARTNARMNTNQRLEILRLRSTLSSRSRSPLQRQGDAAHSEERGQRQDRNAQQVHRSRRQTAQASPQPTEEQARGNTQAPQLSSVAPSVRTTSEEEEPSRPVAAARRHPTITLDLQVRRIRPGENRDRDSIASRTRSRVGMSENTVTFESDSGGFRRTISRSERAGIRTYISTIRIPLRRISETGLGEPSSVALRSILRQIMTGFGELSSLMETESNSEVQRGGHHSVDAQNNSSSANGSDPSGVLSRNGHAVDGSRERNGQRGGSQRSGRNHENQGSRQSQDANNLVENGTLPILRLAHFFLLNEDDDDDRLRGLTKEQIDNLSTRNYGDVHTENEWSKTCSVCINEYATGNKLRQLPCTHEFHIHCIDRWLSENSTCPICRQPVLGSNATDNG; from the exons ATGGATCGCTCCCGACACCGTGCGGGAAACGGCAACGAGCAGGCGCCTTCGCGGGAGCGCAGCGGCGAAGGGGAGAGACAGCGGCAGCTGGAGCGcctcagcagggaggaggcCTACTACCAGTTCATTAACGAGCTCAACGAGGAGGACTACAGGTTAATGAGGGACCGAAACCTGCTTGGCACTCCTG GAGAAATAACAGCAGAAGAGTTGCAGCAACGTTTGGAGGGGGCTAAGGAGCGTCTGACGTCACAGTCTGATCTGGATAACAGAGAAGGTGAAGGTAGAACTGCTGGAG ATTCTGAAGTTCTTGGGGAAAACTCCAACGGCGACTCTTTGCTTGAATGGCTTAACACGTTTCGTCGCACAGGAAATGCCACTCGCAGTGGGCAGAGTGGGAACCAAACCTGGAGAGCTGTGAGTCGAACAAATCCAAACAGTGGGGAGTTTCGCTTTAGTCTTGAAATCAATATAAATCATGATCATAACAGTTTGGAAACTTCTGGTGAGGAGTATGTTGATATAGACGCTACCAGACTCTACGTAGAAAGAAGACGTCAGCTAGTTGCCAGTTCAGGACCCCCACGGACAAGGAGCATGGCTGCAAGAGAGGCAAACAACGAAGCTGCAAGGACCAGGCTTTTAAGACGTGCCATGGCATTAAGGTCAGAAATAGTCTCTCACGCAGTCTCGGGGAGGCTCAGGAGTAGAACGAGGGAGCTGATGGGCCAGACAAATAATACTACACGAAATAatcctgtggctgctcctgaaCCAAGAGAAATGCCAGAAAGAGGTACTTCTGCAGGAGTCAGAAGGGGTAGAGCTAGAACTAACGCCCGGATGAATACAAACCAAAGACTAGAAATTTTGCGGCTGAGGTCTACCCTAAGTAGTCGAAGCCGCTCCCCGCTGCAAAGGCAAGGTGATGCTGCTCATTCTGAGGAACGTGGTCAGAGGCAGGATAGAAATGCACAGCAGGTGCACAGAAGTAGGAGACAAACAGCTCAGGCTTCTCCACAGCCTACTGAAGAGCAAGCAAGAGGTAACACTCAGGCTCCCCAGCTTTCCAGTGTAGCCCCATCCGTACGAACAACTTCGGAAGAGGAAGAACCTAGTAGGCCAGTAGCTGCTGCCAGAAGGCACCCGACTATTACATTGGATCTTCAGGTGAGAAGAATTCGTCCTGGAGAAAACAGAGACCGGGACAGCATTGCCAGTAGAACTCGTTCTAGAGTAGGAATGTCAGAAAACACAGTTACCTTTGAAAGTGACAGTGGGGGATTTCGGCGTACGATATCCCGCTCAGAACGCGCAGGCATTCGGACCTACATTAGCACTATACGGATACCTCTTCGTCGGATTTCAGAAACTGGGCTTGGGGAACCTTCATCAGTGGCTCTTCGATCAATCCTTAGACAGATAATGACAGGCTTTGGAGAGCTGAGTTCTTTAATGGAAACTGAATCTAATTCAGAAGTGCAAAGAGGCGGTCATCACTCAGTGGATGCACAGAATAACTCAAGTTCAGCAAATGGCAGTGATCCAAGTGGGGTTTTGTCTAGGAATGGACATGCAGTAGATGGCAGCAGGGAAAGAAATGGACAGAGGGGTGGTAGTCAACGCTCTGGGCGCAATCATGAGAACCAAGGTAGCAGGCAGTCTCAAGATGCAAACAACCTAGTGGAGAATGGAACACTGCCCATCCTTCGGCTTGCCCACTTCTTTCTGCTgaatgaggatgatgatgatgatcgTTTAAGAGGTTTAACCAAAGAGCAGATTGACAATCTTTCTACACGGAACTATGGGGATGTTCACACTGAAAATGAATGGAGTAAAACATGCAGTGTTTGCATtaatgaatatgcaacagggaATAAGCTAAGGCAGTTACCTTGTACGCATGAGTTTCATATTCATTGTATTGATCGCTGGCTTTCTGAAAACTCCACCTGCCCAATTTGTCGGCAGCCAGTTCTGGGGTCTAATGCCACAGATAATGGCTAG